From the Lathyrus oleraceus cultivar Zhongwan6 chromosome 3, CAAS_Psat_ZW6_1.0, whole genome shotgun sequence genome, the window AACTTTATAATTTTTTCACCCCAACATTTAgactttatatatatatataaataatgGTCACCACTCACTACTCTCAACATCCTATAAAAATATTCACTTCATTATTTTATTCATTCATATTCATATTATATAACATATAATTATTTTGCATTGCTTGCCATGTAATTCAAGATCAATTTCACAAAATTTTCAAGATTTTGGATGAAATCTGGTCGGATCTTGCTTTGTGGGATGTGGATTTTGGTGGGTCTTATTTCTCTACAAAGCTCATCTTTCAATCTCATCTTCCTCTCATAAACAAACCAAACCATCTTCCTTTCATTTCATTACCTTTTTCTTCCAAAATGGGTATGGCTGCAACAGAATCACAGTTCCATGTTTTAGCCGTTGATGATAGTATCATAGATAGAAAACTCATTGAAAGACTCCTTAAAACCTCTTCTTATCAAGGTAATATCATAAAACCAACCAAGTACTATGTAACATAACATGTTAACGTTGTTTTATTAATGAAGTTTTATCTTTTCTGAATGACAGTTACTACCGTTGATTCTGGTAGCAAGGCTTTAGAGTTCTTAGGTCTATGTGAACATGATCAGAATCATCACACCAACCCAAATACACCACCTGTCTTTCCTAACAATCATCAGGTATCATTTTGTTGTTCAACTCAAAAAATGTCtgaaaatgtttttttttgttggTGTTCTTAAATTTCTTGAATTTTTGTTTGTTACAGGAAGTGGAAGTTAATCTTGTTATAACAGATTATTGTATGCCCGGCATGACAGGCTATGATCTGCTCAAGAAAATCAAGGTACTACTTGATTTTCATTCATGTCTTATCTGAGTTTAATGAAAAAAAAGACACTAAAACTATGTATTCCTTTAAATTTGGTAATTTTCTGTTTATTGGCTTTGGAATATTTTTCTTTTGAATACTTTTTCAGTTTTCCACCCAAAACAAATCAGGTTCAATAAGTCATCAAAAGATTGTGTTTTCAAAAAGGATCTATTTTTAGTAAATAGTGACTAGATTTGTTTTGAGTGAAGAAACTGTTTCAGAATATTTGAAAAATTCTGTTCAACAATTATTCCACCTGAAACCAAACACTTACAATTTTGTTGGATTCTTTCTGTGATATTTCAGGAATCATCATCATTGCGAAACATACCAGTGGTGATTATGTCATCTGAAAATGTGCCTTCAAGAATTAATAGGTAACAAaaatctcactacatttatttCAATATATTTCTATTTTTTTCAACTTTGAACATTTTAATTTTTTCATAACTAAATAATTTCGTTAAATCAGTTCAGTTGATAAGTGAGCAGAGACATCAGACGGATTACTGATGAATAGTTTTGTTAATTTTTTCATAACTAaaatttttattaataatttccTTAGGTCAGTTCAGATGAAAGATGAGAGAATCAGACTGATGACCGATGAATAGTTTCGTTAATTTTATCATAACTAAAATTCTGATGAATCTGTCAAAATTATTGTAACAGATGCTTAGAGGAAGGAGCAGAAGAATTTTTCTTGAAGCCTGTGAGGCTATCAGATTTGAATAGACTTAAACCTCACATGAAGAAAACCAAATTGAAAGATCCAAGAAATGAAACAGAAGAAAAGATTGAAAACTCAGAAATTCTACTGCAACAAGAAGCACCAAAATctcaatattcacattcagaaTCAGAATCAAAATCAGAATCACAGTTACAAGCACATTCAACTATTGATCAACAGCAACAATCACTACAAcaaaacaacaataataacaataataacaagAGAAAGAGTATGGAACAACAAGGACTTTCATCTGAGACTGATAGAACAAGACAAAGATACAGTGGCATAGCTACTGTTGTATGATGATAAATCATGTGGAAAATAATTTTTCTTGAATTTCAAAGTGTAAtttttatttaactttttttttttaaaattaaatattaacTTGGGTAGTGTAGAGTTGTTCCATGTAAACATTTGTTGAAAATATTCCCTTCCAATTTTGTTTCatatgaaaatgaaaagaaaaaaaatattgaATGTGTAAGATAACCTTAGATAAGAACATGGTTGTTATTAATGTGAGAATCTAATTCTGGTACTAAGCTTactttaaataaataaataaataacaaacagaaaatgaaatttgattttattaTATGTAGTGAATTATTTTAGTCTGTTTATGTAAGTAACTTTGTTTTGAATTAGAAGTATCATCACTTCTTTTGTTTTTTAATTCTGATTCTTCTGTTTGAAAACCAAAACATTCAACTTTCCATGTTACCCTCTTTCCATTACTTTAGTTGCAATCTATATTTCTTTATTTTCAATGTTATTCACACCCTCTAATTAAATTAAAGGGTCAAAATGCTTCAATCAAATCAGTCTTCAAAGTATGTGGACTAAAGTTGACCCACAAGCCCTAACTTcttttcaattttttaaaataattttaaattttataacATCATACAAAATAGTTTCAAAATATTATGGGCCTACAGAAAAATTGTGTCACAAAACTCATGATACTAATATTTTGGGCCTTATCTAAATACTTTATTGATCACATATTTTGTATAAGTGTTAAATTATCGTGGGTTGCTCTTATGAATATCGAAATTGTCCTTTTATCATTCTGGAAGTACATCTTTGGATGTTCTTTAATGCACACCAAAACACATTGTAAATGAGACATATCCAATTGGTTTTGTATGAACTGTTGTTACTGTGAGGGGTTAATATGTAATTGTACTTCTAAACTCACCCCATTTTATTTAAAAAGATATTAACATGAGATAATTTTGAACTACATTTTCGTACAAACCCTTTTTTAAGTGATTTATTAAATGAAACATGGTTAATTGAGAACTGATTTTTCATAGAAACCCTTTTTTATTGATTTACTAAATGAAACATGGTTAATCCGGAAGTACATCTCTATAATATTCTTTGAGACATGATTGAGTTTCTAAGGTCCATATTGATCTAAAAATTGTATAAATATGGGTGTCTCTCGTGTTGTTAGCAAAATCACCATAGAATGTCTCAATATTCATATCTCGCGTTTGCCTACTACAACGGTGATAAGTCTTGAGTTTAGGTTCACAGAGATCATTTGTCTTGTCGATTTGAAATCCAAACTAGAGAATCTATTATGATACCAAGACAATCGAAGAATTTGTGAAGCTCTATTATCATTCACCCTCGATTGACAACGAAGGAAAGATACAATTCAACAAGTCTGAGTTGAAGACGGGTGAATATTTAACTGTAATGTGGAGTATATTAATCGTTATAAAACAAAGGGTTGAATCGAGGTGTATGCAAAGGTTGTAAGATCGACCAAAATTATTCTAAATATATTGAAACATCCTCAACCATCACTTGATGATGAAATGTAATGTTAGAATTACGTTAACAATTATGTATATGATGTTACATATTTTATGTATGTCATAATAATGATTCATGTTAATTTATATTGTTCTTCCCATTTCTGCATTTGTTTCTAATTTCAGAAAATAGTTAAGATTTCATATATATGTTTCTGTAACAACTACAAAACTAAAGTTCCAAATTTGTTCAGATTTGTTTTGGCCTGGGTTGAGTATTGTCTGAGGTGTGGAATTTTTTGGTGCATACGGAAGTGCAGTTCAAAATTTTAGGGACATTATTAGTTTTTCACCGAGGTTTGTGACCACCTCTAAAAGTGCATTGAGCAACCCCAAATTATTGTTTGATCTAACTTAACAACCAAATTTATAAAACAATTCAGGTGCCCATGCAATAGGTGTTTTTCATTTCTCATCAATTTCGAACAGGTTGTATAATTTTGCTAGCAAGGGGGATCAAGACCCAGATATTAACGGTGAATATGTTACAAattacaaaaaataaaataaaataagtgcAAGGATATAAATGATCAAACCAAATTTATTGAAATAGATCCAGAAAGTCGTAATCAATTGATCTTGATTGTTTCAAGCAAGTAGTTAACAATGTTAGTCCAAATACCATAATTATGTGTTGTAGTTCTTCTTAAAACCTTTGGTCATT encodes:
- the LOC127126410 gene encoding two-component response regulator ARR9, encoding MGMAATESQFHVLAVDDSIIDRKLIERLLKTSSYQVTTVDSGSKALEFLGLCEHDQNHHTNPNTPPVFPNNHQEVEVNLVITDYCMPGMTGYDLLKKIKESSSLRNIPVVIMSSENVPSRINRCLEEGAEEFFLKPVRLSDLNRLKPHMKKTKLKDPRNETEEKIENSEILLQQEAPKSQYSHSESESKSESQLQAHSTIDQQQQSLQQNNNNNNNNKRKSMEQQGLSSETDRTRQRYSGIATVV